Proteins encoded in a region of the Mercenaria mercenaria strain notata chromosome 1, MADL_Memer_1, whole genome shotgun sequence genome:
- the LOC123539994 gene encoding uncharacterized protein LOC123539994, with translation MQTRMIIVVSVVACVVLFALGIIIGHFAIEKSRDEETQGDQQQLSTGCETAFSERWKKYRKGYLDKCVADSCTHASCNTEDLPRTYLAYHLNGKPVVIDGRLDEEAWSEIPWSETFMDIRGPDYPEPYFSTRFKVRWDDDRLYVGALMEETDFWGTYTQDESPVWRENAFEVYAVPDGSMHNYKEMQVSVRNVSWDLMLEKAYMDNRDKCVDRNSVAISSWNSSMEKATHTDGIINNPNGQGSYWSAEWSFSFAALAEHTDRPSNQPTPEVQEAWFFIFARPEYKFKIVNGQYKKDEDAATEWWSWQPMYTVNLHMPSRFGLVQFKRSMTDKTFNFNKWHLYRALFEVFEAEHKYNSVNGMFIDDLKKLPVAPKIMSSECVTISIQSNDTYFRASVKSKLYPNMQTGNIRPDRYVWFT, from the exons ATGCAGACTCGGATGATTATAGTGGTCTCAGTGGTAGCATGTGTGGTGTTGTTTGCTCTAGGAATAATCATTGGTCACTTTGCCATCGAGAAGTCTCGTGATGAAGAGACACAAGGTGATCAGCAGCAGCTAAGTACTGGATGTGAAACAGCGTTTAGCGAGCGATGGAAAAAGTACAGGAAAGG TTACTTGGATAAATGTGTAGCGGACTCCTGCACGCATGCCTCTTGTAATACAGAGGACCTGCCGAGAACTTACCTGGCCTATCACTTAAATGGAAAACCAGTGGTTATTGACGGGAGACTGGACGAAGAAGCTTGGAGCGAAATTCCCTGGTCCGAAACGTTCATGG ATATACGGGGCCCAGACTACCCAGAACCCTATTTCAGTACCAGGTTTAAGGTACGTTGGGATGACGATCGGCTCTATGTGGGAGCGCTGATGGAGGAAACGGACTTCTGGGGAACATATACACAGGATGAGTCGCCAG TATGGCGAGAAAATGCATTTGAG GTGTACGCCGTACCTGATGGAAGCATGCACAA CTATAAGGAGATGCAAGTCAGCGTACGTAACGTGAGCTGGGACCTTATGTTGGAGAAGGCCTACATGGACAATCGTGACAAATGCGTAGATCGTAACTCAGTGGCCATCTCAAGCTGGAACAGTAGCATGGAAAAGGCAACACATACAGATGGAATAATTAACAATCCGAATGGCCAAG GATCATACTGGAGTGCTGAATGGTCATTTTCATTCGCCGCTTTAGCAGAACATACAGACAGGCCGAGTAACCAACCTACACCGGAAGTACAAGAAGCTTGGTTCTTCATATTTGCAAG gcCAGAATACAAATTCAAAATTGTGAACGGACAGTATAAGAAG GACGAGGATGCTGCTACGGAATGGTGGTCATGGCAACCAATGTATACTGTCAATCTGCATATGCCTAGCAG ATTCGGCCTGGTCCAGTTCAAGAGGAGTATGACTGACAAAACATTTAACTTCAACAAGTGGCACCTCTATAGGGCACTGTTCGAAGTATTTGAAGCTGAACAT aaatacaaTTCTGTCAACGGAATGTTTATTGACGATTTGAAAAAGCTGCCAGTAGCACCAAAGATAATGTCATCAGAGTGCGTCACTATCAGCATCCAATCAAATGATACCtactttagagcatcagtaaagTCCAAATTATATCCGAATATGCAAACCGGAAATATACGACCGGATAGATACGTCTGGTTTACATAA